One region of Bacillus pumilus genomic DNA includes:
- the tmk gene encoding dTMP kinase, with amino-acid sequence MSGMFITFEGPEGAGKTTVIRKVYEEMERQGYAVMATREPGGIDIAEQIREVILNEKNTKMDAKTEALLYAAARRQHLAEKVEPALQRGETVLCDRFVDSSLAYQGYARGLGIDQVRSINDFAIDGTMPQMTIYFSITPEEGLKRIHANQGREKNRLDMETLNFHQLVREGYELLIAQSPERFHVVDASQPMQDVYEEVLRVIQDTLKKNQK; translated from the coding sequence ATGAGTGGTATGTTTATTACGTTTGAAGGGCCAGAGGGTGCCGGAAAAACGACAGTGATACGAAAAGTGTACGAAGAAATGGAACGTCAAGGATATGCAGTGATGGCGACACGCGAGCCGGGCGGCATTGACATTGCTGAGCAGATCCGTGAAGTCATTTTAAATGAAAAAAATACAAAAATGGATGCGAAAACAGAGGCATTGCTGTATGCAGCAGCAAGAAGGCAGCATTTGGCTGAAAAGGTAGAACCGGCATTGCAGCGCGGAGAGACAGTCTTGTGTGATCGTTTTGTTGATAGCTCTCTTGCTTATCAAGGCTATGCGAGAGGGCTTGGAATTGACCAAGTCAGATCAATTAACGACTTTGCTATTGATGGCACGATGCCGCAAATGACGATTTACTTTTCCATTACACCTGAGGAAGGGCTAAAGCGAATTCACGCCAATCAAGGAAGAGAAAAGAATCGATTAGACATGGAGACGCTGAATTTCCACCAGTTGGTCAGAGAAGGCTATGAACTACTTATTGCGCAATCACCAGAACGATTCCATGTAGTGGATGCTTCTCAGCCAATGCAAGATGTCTATGAAGAAGTACTTCGAGTGATTCAGGACACATTAAAGAAAAATCAAAAATGA
- a CDS encoding toxic anion resistance protein gives MKPEDRATTSLASNTDLQFRVFDTLSDEEKKEAVQRAQQIPENPQKLLFYGTRVQERLLEQSQQMMKYVEKKDIDQIGDVLEAFLQQLQVVEPEDLVPKKQGFFLKWFQRDKRSIQEIISRFQHAKSQIERLSARLRYARGVLISDHILLERLFEENQTYFQEMTMQVAAVEAKMTTLEQQPLSETQLSVERTLEEQLMSQEINEEEYVERLKERKYDLLLSRQIALQCNAQIRMIQHTNHTLANHIQSTVSASIPLWINQMSIALTHIQQRANSALENRIQKTYENVSKQQGQIVEEASLAPIDTLKKVQRQLAETLQETLQVKEHGSQERAQLKSSMYEAEQQLANPIKE, from the coding sequence ATGAAACCGGAAGATCGCGCCACAACATCACTTGCCTCCAATACAGATCTTCAGTTTCGGGTGTTTGATACCTTATCTGATGAAGAGAAAAAAGAAGCTGTGCAGCGAGCTCAGCAGATCCCTGAAAATCCGCAAAAGCTCCTTTTCTATGGTACACGTGTGCAGGAACGACTATTGGAACAATCACAACAGATGATGAAATATGTTGAGAAAAAAGATATCGATCAAATAGGAGACGTGCTTGAAGCCTTTTTGCAGCAGCTGCAAGTAGTGGAGCCTGAGGATTTAGTGCCAAAGAAACAGGGCTTTTTTTTGAAATGGTTTCAACGGGATAAGCGATCTATTCAGGAGATCATATCACGATTTCAACATGCAAAATCACAGATCGAGAGATTGTCCGCAAGGCTTCGTTATGCAAGAGGTGTATTAATCTCGGACCATATATTATTAGAGCGTTTATTTGAAGAAAATCAAACATATTTTCAAGAGATGACGATGCAGGTTGCCGCAGTTGAAGCGAAAATGACAACGTTAGAGCAGCAGCCTCTTTCAGAAACGCAACTTTCTGTTGAACGGACGTTAGAGGAGCAATTGATGAGTCAAGAAATCAATGAAGAAGAGTATGTGGAGAGACTAAAGGAACGAAAGTATGATTTGCTGTTAAGCCGGCAAATTGCATTGCAATGTAATGCTCAAATTCGGATGATCCAGCATACGAATCATACATTGGCCAATCACATTCAATCAACTGTTTCAGCATCTATTCCTCTATGGATCAACCAAATGTCGATTGCATTAACACATATTCAGCAGCGGGCCAATTCAGCTCTTGAGAACCGAATCCAAAAAACATATGAAAATGTATCGAAACAGCAGGGGCAAATTGTTGAAGAGGCATCTTTAGCCCCTATAGATACGTTGAAAAAGGTTCAACGTCAATTAGCTGAAACATTACAGGAAACATTACAGGTGAAAGAGCATGGAAGCCAAGAGCGAGCTCAATTGAAAAGCAGTATGTATGAGGCAGAGCAGCAGTTGGCGAATCCAATAAAGGAATGA
- a CDS encoding YaaL family protein: MGFLRRKSIRKEFDEKLIQQLFKQKEEWNRQKKLVANSVEPSPDILFELKLAQAKYFFYLREAKKRNLRLNNWR, from the coding sequence ATGGGTTTTCTTCGCAGAAAATCAATTCGAAAAGAATTCGATGAGAAATTAATTCAACAGCTTTTTAAGCAAAAGGAAGAATGGAACAGACAAAAAAAGCTTGTCGCAAATAGCGTTGAGCCTTCACCGGACATTCTATTCGAATTAAAGCTTGCTCAAGCGAAGTACTTTTTCTATCTAAGAGAAGCGAAAAAGAGGAATTTACGTTTAAACAACTGGAGATAG
- a CDS encoding sigma factor G inhibitor Gin, with protein sequence MSKKEREAICLICEEKKTKGIYLYHQFLCRDCERKLISTSTSDPSYSDYVRKLKNLHTPPLYS encoded by the coding sequence ATGAGCAAAAAAGAGCGAGAAGCGATTTGTTTGATTTGTGAAGAGAAAAAGACAAAGGGAATTTATTTATATCATCAGTTTTTGTGCCGCGACTGTGAGCGAAAGTTAATTTCTACATCGACCTCGGATCCTAGCTATTCCGATTATGTGAGAAAGCTTAAAAATCTTCATACGCCGCCTTTGTATTCATAG
- the recR gene encoding recombination protein RecR → MQYPEPISKLIDSFMKLPGIGPKTAVRLAFFVLSMQEDVVLDFAKALVNAKRNLTYCSVCGHITDQDPCYICEDTRRDQSVICVVQDPKDVIAMEKMKEYNGLYHVLHGAISPMDGIGPEDIKIPDLLKRLQDDQVTEVILATNPNIEGEATAMYISRLLKPSGIKLSRIAHGLPVGGDLEYADEVTLSKALEGRREM, encoded by the coding sequence ATGCAATATCCTGAACCAATATCAAAGCTGATAGACAGCTTTATGAAATTGCCAGGAATCGGACCGAAAACCGCGGTCCGTCTGGCTTTTTTTGTTCTTAGTATGCAGGAAGATGTCGTACTAGATTTCGCGAAGGCGCTTGTTAACGCAAAGCGTAATTTAACTTATTGCTCGGTATGCGGCCATATCACAGATCAAGATCCTTGCTATATTTGTGAAGATACAAGAAGAGATCAATCTGTTATCTGTGTAGTGCAAGATCCAAAAGATGTGATCGCAATGGAAAAGATGAAAGAATACAATGGCTTATATCATGTGCTTCATGGTGCCATTTCGCCAATGGATGGCATTGGCCCAGAGGATATTAAAATTCCTGACCTGTTAAAAAGATTGCAAGACGATCAAGTGACAGAGGTAATCCTTGCAACCAATCCAAACATTGAAGGAGAGGCTACAGCCATGTATATCTCTAGATTGTTGAAACCATCAGGAATTAAACTCTCTCGTATTGCTCACGGACTACCAGTAGGTGGAGACTTAGAGTATGCGGATGAAGTCACACTGTCTAAAGCTTTAGAGGGCAGACGCGAGATGTAG
- a CDS encoding pro-sigmaK processing inhibitor BofA family protein: MEPVIVIGSILLAVLLLFMSGVQANPIKWLGLIGIKFVAGALFLFCLNLFGESLGLHVSINPVTSGISGLLGIPGVAALVVIEKFII; this comes from the coding sequence ATGGAACCTGTTATTGTGATCGGGTCAATTTTGCTTGCTGTATTATTGTTGTTTATGTCAGGTGTTCAAGCGAACCCCATCAAATGGTTAGGGCTGATCGGAATAAAGTTTGTGGCAGGTGCTCTTTTTTTATTTTGCCTCAATCTATTTGGTGAGAGTCTAGGATTACATGTCTCTATTAACCCTGTAACAAGTGGAATCAGTGGTCTATTGGGCATCCCAGGCGTAGCAGCTTTAGTCGTAATTGAAAAATTTATTATTTAA
- the tadA gene encoding tRNA adenosine(34) deaminase TadA: MTRDEQFMQEAISEALKAEQIGEVPIGAIIVVDDQIVSRAHNLRETEQRSIAHAELLAIDEACKTTGSWRLEDAVLYVTLEPCPMCAGAIVLSRVKKVVFGAYDPKGGCAGTLMNLLDDERFNHQSEVIGGVLENECGELLSQFFRNLRQRKKQAKSK; the protein is encoded by the coding sequence ATGACGAGAGATGAACAGTTTATGCAAGAAGCTATTTCTGAAGCCTTAAAAGCAGAACAAATAGGAGAAGTACCAATCGGTGCCATCATCGTTGTTGATGACCAAATTGTGAGCCGAGCTCATAATTTAAGGGAAACAGAGCAGCGTTCAATTGCACATGCAGAATTACTTGCCATTGATGAAGCGTGTAAAACGACTGGAAGCTGGCGTTTAGAGGATGCTGTACTTTATGTGACGCTTGAACCATGTCCTATGTGTGCGGGAGCGATTGTCCTTTCTAGAGTGAAAAAGGTCGTTTTTGGTGCATACGATCCAAAAGGTGGATGTGCAGGTACTTTAATGAATTTACTGGATGATGAACGGTTCAATCATCAGTCTGAAGTCATTGGTGGTGTACTTGAAAATGAGTGTGGTGAGCTGTTAAGTCAGTTCTTCCGAAATCTCCGTCAGCGAAAGAAACAAGCCAAAAGTAAATGA
- the dnaX gene encoding DNA polymerase III subunit gamma/tau — MSYQALYRVFRPQVFEDVVGQEHITKTLQNALLQKKFSHAYLFSGPRGTGKTSAAKIFAKAVNCEKSPVSEPCNECDACKGITNGSISDVIEIDAASNNGVDEIRDIRDKVKFAPSAVTYKVYIIDEVHMLSIGAFNALLKTLEEPPAHCIFILATTEPHKIPLTIISRCQRFDFKRITTKDIVGRMQKIVDAESLNVQEGSLEIIASAADGGMRDALSLLDQAISFSGEQLTIDDALLITGAVSQQFISQLAEAIFDQNIAVALDTLNELLQQGKDAAKLIEDMIFYFRDMLLYKTAPDLEGVLEKVKVDENFVTLSDRVTPQFLYETIEVLNKSHQEMKWTNHPRIFFEVAVVKLCQSTAGIPQAHANADLTTLTDKIDRLEQELSRIRAEGVPMSHSHHPQEKKEAPRPQTSNKNGYRAPVGRIHEILKEAKRPELEKIKGKWGELLAHLKQQNKVSHAALLTDSEPVAAATHAFVLKFKFEIHCKMVAEDKSGVRTNLEQLLESMLGKRVELVGVPDAQWGKIREEFLRDHQPDEQADGQGTSAEEDPLIAEAKKLVGTDLIEIKD, encoded by the coding sequence GTGAGTTATCAAGCTTTGTATCGAGTGTTCAGACCTCAAGTTTTTGAGGATGTTGTTGGACAAGAACACATCACAAAAACGTTGCAAAATGCCCTTTTGCAGAAGAAGTTTTCTCATGCTTACTTATTTTCAGGTCCTAGAGGAACAGGTAAAACAAGCGCTGCTAAAATCTTTGCGAAGGCAGTGAACTGTGAAAAGTCACCTGTGAGTGAACCTTGTAATGAATGTGATGCCTGTAAAGGGATTACAAACGGCTCGATTTCAGATGTGATCGAAATAGATGCTGCCTCAAACAACGGAGTAGATGAAATCCGTGATATACGTGATAAAGTGAAATTTGCTCCTTCGGCGGTTACATATAAGGTTTATATTATAGATGAAGTACATATGCTCTCTATCGGGGCGTTTAATGCCCTCCTTAAAACGTTAGAGGAGCCGCCCGCTCATTGTATCTTTATTTTGGCTACCACAGAGCCTCATAAGATTCCTCTTACCATCATATCTCGTTGTCAGAGATTTGATTTTAAACGAATCACGACAAAAGATATTGTTGGAAGAATGCAGAAAATTGTAGATGCAGAAAGCCTAAATGTCCAAGAGGGCTCGCTCGAGATTATCGCTAGTGCAGCTGATGGTGGTATGCGTGATGCACTAAGCCTCTTAGATCAAGCAATTTCATTTAGTGGTGAGCAACTGACAATTGATGATGCGCTGCTCATTACAGGAGCTGTTTCTCAGCAATTCATTAGTCAGCTAGCCGAAGCAATTTTTGATCAAAATATTGCCGTGGCGTTAGATACCTTAAATGAATTACTTCAGCAGGGGAAAGATGCTGCTAAATTAATAGAGGACATGATTTTTTACTTTAGAGATATGCTGCTTTATAAAACAGCACCAGATCTGGAAGGGGTCCTTGAAAAGGTAAAGGTCGATGAAAATTTCGTGACGCTTTCGGATCGTGTGACACCTCAATTTCTATATGAAACAATTGAAGTGCTGAATAAAAGTCACCAAGAAATGAAATGGACGAATCATCCAAGGATTTTCTTTGAGGTAGCTGTTGTCAAGCTATGTCAGTCAACGGCTGGAATACCACAAGCTCATGCTAACGCTGATTTAACGACGCTAACGGATAAAATAGACAGGTTGGAACAGGAGCTATCTAGGATAAGAGCTGAGGGTGTGCCAATGTCTCATTCTCATCATCCTCAAGAAAAAAAGGAAGCACCTCGACCACAAACGAGTAACAAAAATGGATACCGTGCACCTGTCGGTCGAATTCACGAAATTCTAAAAGAGGCAAAACGTCCAGAGCTAGAAAAAATTAAAGGTAAGTGGGGAGAACTCCTTGCCCACTTGAAACAGCAGAATAAGGTGTCTCACGCTGCACTATTAACGGATAGTGAACCAGTTGCTGCTGCTACTCATGCCTTTGTTTTAAAATTCAAGTTTGAAATACACTGTAAAATGGTTGCTGAAGATAAAAGTGGTGTTCGAACCAACCTTGAGCAGCTATTAGAGTCTATGTTAGGGAAAAGAGTGGAATTAGTTGGCGTTCCTGACGCTCAATGGGGTAAAATAAGAGAAGAATTTTTAAGAGATCATCAGCCGGATGAACAGGCAGATGGTCAGGGGACTTCTGCTGAAGAGGATCCATTGATTGCAGAAGCAAAGAAGTTAGTAGGAACCGATTTAATAGAAATTAAAGATTAA
- a CDS encoding cyclic-di-AMP receptor, whose amino-acid sequence MKLIVAVVQDQDSSKLLKILTEHQFGVTKLASTGGFLKSGNTTFIIGCDDVRVDKALQLIKENCRKRDQMIAPVSPMGGNADSYVPYPVEVEVGGATVFILPVEQFHQF is encoded by the coding sequence ATGAAATTAATTGTTGCCGTTGTACAGGACCAAGATAGCAGCAAGTTGTTGAAAATATTGACTGAACATCAATTCGGCGTGACAAAATTAGCTTCAACTGGTGGGTTTTTAAAGTCTGGGAATACGACTTTTATCATTGGTTGTGATGATGTCCGAGTGGATAAAGCGTTACAGCTTATAAAAGAAAATTGCCGTAAACGTGATCAAATGATTGCACCTGTATCTCCAATGGGTGGTAACGCAGATTCATATGTACCATACCCTGTTGAGGTTGAAGTTGGTGGAGCTACTGTCTTTATTCTGCCAGTTGAACAATTTCATCAATTCTAA
- a CDS encoding 5-bromo-4-chloroindolyl phosphate hydrolysis family protein, with product MKSIFYTFIWAILSTFFSLVILTVSIGVFHHHAGLSILYAMIGWGVMFVGSRWTAFQLFLKKHGLSRSDYVYIKQHLKEAGQKLVRLKKALFAVKNVQTIKHNYEVFRLARRIYTITKKEPNRFYDAQRFYFESLDSVVELTEKYALLYNQPNRSHELEMTLSQTRVTLTELQKQLTNDLQQVLGRDIEALHIELEVADKMMKK from the coding sequence ATGAAATCAATCTTTTATACATTTATATGGGCCATCCTCTCTACTTTTTTTTCGCTTGTGATTTTAACCGTCAGTATAGGGGTTTTCCATCATCATGCTGGATTATCGATACTGTATGCGATGATTGGGTGGGGCGTGATGTTTGTGGGGAGCAGATGGACTGCTTTCCAATTGTTTTTAAAGAAACACGGACTGTCTCGTAGTGATTATGTATATATCAAACAGCATTTAAAAGAAGCGGGACAAAAGCTTGTGCGTTTAAAAAAAGCTTTATTTGCTGTGAAAAACGTACAAACGATCAAACATAATTATGAAGTTTTTCGGCTTGCACGACGAATCTATACAATAACAAAAAAAGAGCCTAATCGCTTTTATGATGCACAGCGTTTTTATTTTGAAAGCTTAGATTCTGTCGTTGAACTAACTGAGAAATATGCACTCTTGTATAATCAGCCTAATCGTAGTCATGAGCTGGAAATGACATTGAGCCAAACCCGAGTGACATTGACAGAGCTGCAAAAGCAATTGACGAATGATTTGCAGCAAGTGTTAGGAAGAGATATAGAGGCTCTTCATATTGAGCTTGAAGTAGCTGATAAAATGATGAAGAAATAG
- a CDS encoding YbaB/EbfC family nucleoid-associated protein, whose product MRGGMGNMQKMMKQMQKMQKDMAKAQEELAEKVLEGTAGGGMVTVKVNGQKEVVDVAINEEVVDPEDIDMLQDLVLAATNDALKKVDELTNETMGQFTKGMNMPGLF is encoded by the coding sequence ATGCGCGGTGGAATGGGAAATATGCAAAAAATGATGAAACAAATGCAAAAAATGCAAAAGGATATGGCTAAGGCTCAAGAAGAGCTTGCAGAAAAAGTCCTTGAAGGTACAGCAGGTGGCGGTATGGTCACTGTAAAAGTAAATGGACAAAAAGAAGTTGTTGATGTAGCAATCAATGAAGAAGTTGTTGATCCAGAAGATATCGATATGCTTCAAGATCTTGTACTTGCAGCGACAAACGATGCATTGAAAAAAGTTGATGAGTTAACAAATGAAACAATGGGTCAATTCACAAAAGGAATGAACATGCCAGGTTTATTCTAG
- a CDS encoding glycosyl hydrolase family 18 protein, which produces MRFKTTVNEIIRTNDIETPNQLVIGQTIVIPIRGQFYEVKQNDTLYQIGRRFRISVEELARVNRIRPEAILPIRFLLYIPQRPKRNINSNAYIEPRGNQVSENLKQAAREASPYLTHLGAFSFQAQRDGTLKEPPIDQLPQIAAQSRTVLSMVVTNLENDKFSDELGQILLNNQSVKATFLNEIVRVAKKYQLKEIHFDFEYLRPADKDAYIQFLREATTRFHQEGWTISVALAPKTSSQQKGKWYEAHDYEAIGKIVDHVVLMTYEWGYSGGPAQAVSPIGPVRQVIEYALTVIPANKIVMGQNLYGYDWTLPYVQGGPIAKAVSPQQAIAIARNNNASILYDETAQAPYFRYTDANNKEHEVWFEDARSIQAKFNLIKELNLNGIAYWKLGLSFPQNWLLLSDQFNIEKRTTS; this is translated from the coding sequence ATGCGTTTTAAAACAACAGTCAATGAAATCATCCGTACCAACGATATTGAAACACCAAATCAACTCGTCATTGGACAAACAATTGTCATTCCAATTAGAGGTCAATTTTATGAGGTCAAACAAAATGACACACTTTATCAAATTGGAAGACGATTTCGAATTTCAGTGGAAGAGTTGGCACGTGTGAATAGAATACGGCCTGAAGCGATACTTCCTATTCGCTTCTTGCTCTATATCCCTCAAAGACCGAAAAGGAACATTAACTCGAATGCTTACATTGAACCACGGGGAAATCAAGTCAGTGAAAACTTAAAACAAGCAGCTAGAGAGGCCTCTCCATATTTAACGCATTTAGGCGCCTTTAGTTTTCAAGCGCAAAGAGATGGAACACTGAAAGAACCACCGATAGATCAGCTACCTCAAATAGCCGCTCAGAGCAGAACCGTTTTATCCATGGTGGTGACTAACCTAGAGAATGATAAATTCAGTGATGAACTTGGGCAAATTCTTTTGAATAACCAATCTGTCAAAGCCACATTTTTAAATGAAATCGTTCGTGTTGCAAAAAAGTATCAATTAAAAGAAATCCATTTTGATTTTGAATATTTACGTCCCGCTGATAAAGATGCCTACATTCAATTTTTAAGAGAGGCAACAACCCGTTTCCATCAAGAAGGATGGACAATATCTGTTGCACTTGCCCCTAAAACAAGTAGTCAGCAAAAGGGAAAATGGTATGAAGCTCATGACTATGAAGCCATTGGGAAAATCGTCGATCATGTTGTATTAATGACCTACGAATGGGGATACAGCGGCGGCCCTGCGCAAGCAGTCTCTCCCATTGGACCTGTCCGCCAAGTCATTGAATATGCACTGACCGTTATTCCAGCAAATAAAATTGTTATGGGCCAGAACTTATACGGCTATGATTGGACGCTTCCTTACGTTCAAGGCGGCCCTATTGCTAAAGCTGTCAGTCCCCAACAAGCGATTGCAATTGCTAGAAATAATAATGCCTCCATTCTATATGACGAAACAGCACAAGCACCTTATTTTCGTTATACAGATGCCAATAATAAAGAGCATGAGGTATGGTTCGAAGACGCTAGATCAATTCAAGCAAAGTTCAACCTCATCAAAGAGTTAAACTTGAACGGAATTGCTTATTGGAAATTAGGTCTATCCTTCCCTCAAAATTGGCTCTTATTATCAGATCAATTCAATATTGAAAAAAGAACGACATCGTAA
- a CDS encoding aminotransferase class I/II-fold pyridoxal phosphate-dependent enzyme, whose translation MRTPLYTALAQHAEKKPYSFHVPGHHNGDVFFDEARSHYASILQLDVTELEGLDDLHHPTGVIQEAEHLLTKLYGSGQSFFLVNGTTVGNLAMVMTACRMGDEIFVQRNCHKSVFHAIELAGATPILIDAEIDAHLHVPTHVTDDTVRKAIARHPHCRAIVLTYPNYYGHAADLSKLIHMCHEAGMVVLVDEAHGAHFVLGGAFPPSALSYGADVVVQSAHKTLPAMTMGSYLHLQGDRIDAKRLKTLLTMLQSSSPSYPIMGSLDVARAYVEEIKGKGTLDVIMKELTELKDQFNRLTHLEVVEPDSIHSDPLKCVIRSTKGLTGYELKQVLESVDVHPELADEHQVLLVLSLEQRQNVPFKRIEQALKQSDSLLKGKKHIQNETISIETDVQNQDIEAVPFEHAAGRMSAESIIPYPPGIPLMIKGERIEKEQIEALSRLLGHEVHIQASQVIHQRKLYVYIEEETL comes from the coding sequence TTGAGAACACCTTTATATACAGCATTAGCACAGCATGCGGAAAAGAAGCCTTATTCTTTTCACGTTCCAGGACATCACAATGGAGATGTCTTTTTTGATGAGGCACGGTCTCACTATGCTTCAATCCTTCAATTGGATGTGACGGAGCTTGAAGGCCTAGATGATCTTCATCACCCGACTGGGGTCATCCAAGAGGCAGAACATTTATTGACTAAGCTATATGGTTCAGGTCAAAGCTTCTTCCTTGTGAATGGCACAACAGTCGGAAATTTGGCGATGGTGATGACAGCATGCCGCATGGGAGACGAGATTTTTGTCCAGCGTAATTGCCATAAGTCTGTCTTTCATGCGATCGAGCTTGCAGGGGCAACGCCTATTTTGATAGACGCTGAGATAGACGCTCACTTGCACGTTCCAACACATGTGACGGATGATACAGTGAGAAAAGCCATAGCAAGACATCCTCATTGCCGGGCAATCGTTTTGACTTATCCGAACTACTACGGACACGCAGCTGATTTATCAAAGCTGATTCACATGTGTCATGAAGCAGGTATGGTTGTTTTGGTTGACGAGGCACATGGTGCGCACTTTGTATTAGGCGGTGCCTTTCCTCCATCTGCTCTTTCCTATGGAGCGGACGTGGTGGTACAATCAGCACATAAAACCCTTCCGGCAATGACGATGGGTTCCTATCTTCATCTTCAAGGGGACCGAATCGATGCGAAGCGTTTGAAAACCTTGCTCACGATGCTTCAAAGTAGTTCGCCCTCTTATCCAATTATGGGCTCATTAGATGTAGCAAGAGCTTATGTCGAGGAGATCAAAGGAAAAGGGACATTGGATGTAATCATGAAAGAACTGACAGAGCTGAAAGATCAGTTCAACCGTCTGACCCATCTTGAAGTGGTTGAACCTGACTCGATACATTCCGATCCTTTAAAATGCGTCATTCGATCAACAAAAGGACTGACTGGTTACGAACTAAAGCAGGTGCTTGAATCAGTGGATGTTCATCCAGAGCTTGCGGACGAACATCAGGTTTTACTTGTACTTAGCTTAGAACAGAGGCAGAACGTTCCTTTCAAGCGGATTGAGCAGGCTCTTAAGCAAAGTGATTCATTGCTCAAAGGAAAAAAACATATCCAAAATGAGACGATATCTATTGAGACTGATGTACAAAATCAAGACATAGAGGCTGTCCCATTTGAACATGCAGCAGGCCGGATGAGTGCAGAATCCATTATTCCCTATCCACCTGGAATTCCTTTGATGATTAAGGGAGAGCGTATTGAAAAAGAACAAATTGAGGCGTTAAGCCGTTTGCTTGGTCACGAGGTTCATATTCAAGCAAGTCAGGTCATTCATCAGAGAAAATTATATGTTTATATAGAAGAGGAGACACTATGA
- a CDS encoding isochorismatase family cysteine hydrolase, producing the protein MSKHQKALLIIDMINNFDFEMGHVLADKTEQMTNKILALKDHAFKENWPIIYINDHYGLWKADIQAVMETCKNERSAPILEKMAPSKDDYFLIKPKHSAFYGTALETLLNELGVQDIILTGIAGNICVLFTANDAYMREYNLIVPEDCIASNDDRDNEYALTMMENVLLAKITTAKEITNENQT; encoded by the coding sequence TTGTCAAAGCACCAAAAGGCACTGCTTATTATCGACATGATTAATAATTTTGATTTTGAAATGGGACATGTGCTCGCTGATAAAACAGAGCAAATGACCAATAAGATTTTAGCTCTTAAAGATCATGCTTTCAAGGAAAATTGGCCGATCATCTATATCAACGACCACTATGGTCTCTGGAAGGCTGATATTCAAGCTGTGATGGAAACATGCAAAAATGAAAGAAGCGCCCCTATTTTAGAGAAAATGGCACCATCTAAAGATGATTACTTCTTAATTAAACCGAAGCATTCTGCCTTCTATGGAACTGCATTAGAGACACTCTTAAATGAATTAGGTGTACAAGACATCATTTTGACCGGAATTGCAGGAAACATTTGCGTTCTGTTCACTGCAAATGACGCATACATGCGAGAATACAACTTAATTGTACCTGAAGATTGTATCGCATCAAATGACGACAGAGACAACGAATATGCTTTAACGATGATGGAGAACGTTCTACTAGCAAAAATCACCACTGCTAAAGAGATCACGAATGAAAATCAAACATGA